From a region of the Mercurialis annua linkage group LG1-X, ddMerAnnu1.2, whole genome shotgun sequence genome:
- the LOC126659829 gene encoding WAT1-related protein At2g37460-like, which translates to MEKMKSWLKRMKPFIAVIVMQVGLSGMDVLSKAALNQGMSNYVLVVYRHAIATVVIAPFALLLDKKVRPKMTGSIFLKIIALSLLEPVIDQNLYFLGMKYTTATFAAAIVNILPAVTFVMAWIVGLEKVRIKTLHSQAKIVGTIATVAGAMVMTAVKGPAVNLFGVNGNSYHGGGSSAVSLHDTIKGALLITIGCFSWAGFVILQAITLKTYPTELSLTAWICLFGTIEGGIVAMVMERGNNSVWALHWDTKLLAAVYTGVVCSGFAYYIQGVIMKDRGPVFVTAFNPLSMVIVAVMSSIILAEQMFLGRVIGAIIIVGGLYLVVWGKSKDHKYPSLTDDDQTIPTKQTSDTANHEKQNFNQENLQIEISNTANRGKQNSDQENHQI; encoded by the exons ATGGAAAAGATGAAGAGTTGGTTGAAAAGAATGAAGCCATTCATTGCAGTGATCGTCATGCAAGTCGGGCTCTCGGGTATGGATGTTTTATCGAAAGCCGCTCTTAATCAAGGAATGAGCAACTATGTTCTCGTCGTCTATCGCCATGCCATTGCCACCGTTGTCATTGCCCCTTTCGCTCTTCTTCTCGACAA GAAAGTGAGGCCAAAGATGACAGGCTCAATCTTTCTTAAGATAATAGCACTCAGCTTATTGGA GCCAGTTATTGATCAAAACTTGTACTTTTTAGGGATGAAATATACAACAGCAACATTTGCTGCTGCCATAGTCAATATTCTCCCTGCTGTCACTTTTGTTATGGCATGGATAGTTGG GCTTGAGAAGGTTAGAATAAAGACTCTGCACAGCCAAGCTAAGATAGTCGGGACAATAGCAACAGTAGCAGGAGCCATGGTTATGACAGCGGTGAAAGGACCAGCTGTTAATTTGTTTGGAGTAAATGGAAACAGTTACCATGGAGGAGGATCATCTGCCGTTAGTCTGCATGACACAATCAAAGGTGCCTTGCTCATCACGATCGGGTGCTTCAGTTGGGCTGGTTTCGTCATCCTCCAA GCAATCACGCTAAAAACCTACCCAACCGAGCTCTCTCTCACAGCTTGGATTTGCCTATTCGGCACCATCGAGGGTGGCATAGTCGCGATGGTTATGGAAAGAGGAAACAATAGCGTCTGGGCTCTGCACTGGGACACTAAATTATTAGCAGCTGTATACACC GGAGTGGTTTGCTCAGGATTTGCTTACTATATCCAAGGAGTTATAATGAAGGACAGAGGCCCTGTTTTCGTTACCGCCTTTAATCCTTTGAGCATGGTTATAGTTGCAGTCATGAGTTCAATCATTTTAGCTGAGCAAATGTTCCTGGGAAG GGTAATTGGTGCTATTATCATCGTCGGAGGCCTATATCTTGTTGTTTGGGGTAAAAGCAAGGACCACAAATACCCATCTTTAACAGACGATGACCAAACAATTCCGACTAAACAAACATCAGACACAGCGAACCATGAAAAGCAAAACTTCAATCAGGAAAACCTTCAAATAGAAATATCCAACACAGCAAACCGTGGAAAGCAAAATTCCGATCAGGAAAACCATCAGATATAA
- the LOC126659810 gene encoding uncharacterized protein LOC126659810 isoform X3, with product MNQGVWMGKDAAATNDSEFNYDNSSRIELKRSHQWFMDGPETEVFSNKKQTVGVPTNNLFSGLLNSNVPSWETASGFQLISGHLSERLWNSDSARPANLDDTNISSTSSDKFDIGRKVDENPFGNNFSFGLSTPNSLEDPRSGLNIGGIRKVKVSQVKESENALPVSLKNDYNRVDCNNAVSMAHAYDNTNENTISKSLGYNKGDANVMSMGETCNRESDMFAPMEQTYRENNGAMALSQIFNNGDNDVISAGQSYKEDENTVSLGHLFNKGNDRTILMSQSYNKVDDSNLDINQCYNKGESTIISFGSYDDSDANPSGRLISTYDLLMTQSSLQSSDIINETDVININVDALVSATPITASVTENSKKKEDQKTSKKAPSNSFPTNVRSLLSTGMLDGVPVKYISWSREKELQAVIKGSGYLCGCETCSFSKVINAYEFERHANCKTKHPNNHIYFENGRTVYGIVQELRSTPPNMLFEAIQMITGSPINQKSFRLWKESFLAATRELQRIYGKDEGKPSNEATLCQL from the exons ATG AATCAAGGGGTTTGGATGGGGAAAGATGCTGCCGCGACAAATGATAGTGAATTTAATTATGATAATTCATCCAGAATTGAGCTCAAGCGTTCTCATCAGTGGTTTATGGACGGTCCTGAGACAGAGGTATTTTCCAATAAGAAACAGACAGTGGGAGTTCCAACCAACAATTTGTTTTCAGGATTGCTAAATTCAAATGTTCCTTCATGGGAAACTGCTTCTGGTTTTCAGTTAATCTCTGGCCATTTGTCTGAAAGGTTATGGAATTCTGACTCAGCAAGGCCTGCCAACCTTGATGACACAAACATTTCATCAACTAGCTCAGATAAATTTGACATCGGGAGGAAGGTAGATGAGAATCCATTTGGGAATAATTTCTCATTTGGTTTATCTACGCCAAACTCGCTGGAAGATCCTAGATCAGGTTTAAATATTGGTGGGATTAGAAAAGTGAAAGTTAGCCAGGTTAAGGAATCTGAGAATGCCTTGCCTGTATCGCTAAAAAATGACTATAATAGAGTGGATTGCAATAATGCAGTGTCTATGGCCCATGCTTATGACAACACAAATGAGAATACCATATCAAAGAGCCTTGGTTATAACAAAGGGGATGCCAACGTCATGTCTATGGGTGAAACCTGTAACAGGGAGAGTGACATGTTTGCTCCAATGGAACAAACCTACAGAGAGAATAATGGTGCCATGGcgttaagtcaaatatttaataatggGGACAATGATGTCATATCTGCGGGACAATCCTACAAGGAAGATGAAAATACTGTATCACTGGGGCACCTTTTCAACAAAGGCAATGACAGAACCATTTTAATGAGTCAATCCTACAATAAAGTTGATGATTCCAATTTGGACATTAATCAGTGCTATAACAAAGGAGAGAGCACTATAATATCCTTTGGCAGCTATGATGACAGTGATGCAAATCCTTCCGGCAGGCTCATATCAACTTATGATTTATTGATGACTCAATCTTCACTTCAGAGTTCAGATATAATAAATGAGACAGATGTGATAAACATAAATGTGGATGCACTTGTATCCGCCACCCCTATAACTGCCTCTGTAACTGAAAATTCTAAGAAGAAAGAGGATCAAAAAACCTCTAAGAAGGCCCCTTCCAACAGCTTCCCTACAAATGTCAGAAGTTTGCTATCCACTGGAATGCTGGATGGAGTTCCTGTAAAGTATATCTCATGGTCGCGGGAG AAGGAGCTCCAAGCTGTTATAAAAGGTTCTGGATATTTATGTGGCTGTGAGACATGCAGTTTTTCTAAG GTAATTAATGCTTATGAATTTGAGCGTCATGCTAATTGCAAAACAAAGCACCCAAACAATCACATATATTTTGAGAATGGGAGGACTGTTTATGGCATTGTCCAAGAGCTGAGAAGCACACCTCCAAATATGCTGTTTGAAGCTATTCAGATGATTACTGGATCACCTATTAATCAGAAGTCGTTTCGTCTTTGGAAAG AATCATTTCTAGCTGCAACACGTGAACTTCAACGTATTTATGGAAAAGATGAAGGAAAACCCAGTAATGAAGCAACCCTGTGTCAGTTGTAA
- the LOC126659810 gene encoding uncharacterized protein LOC126659810 isoform X2, translating into MSFQNQGVWMGKDAAATNDSEFNYDNSSRIELKRSHQWFMDGPETEVFSNKKQTVGVPTNNLFSGLLNSNVPSWETASGFQLISGHLSERLWNSDSARPANLDDTNISSTSSDKFDIGRKVDENPFGNNFSFGLSTPNSLEDPRSGLNIGGIRKVKVSQVKESENALPVSLKNDYNRVDCNNAVSMAHAYDNTNENTISKSLGYNKGDANVMSMGETCNRESDMFAPMEQTYRENNGAMALSQIFNNGDNDVISAGQSYKEDENTVSLGHLFNKGNDRTILMSQSYNKVDDSNLDINQCYNKGESTIISFGSYDDSDANPSGRLISTYDLLMTQSSLQSSDIINETDVININVDALVSATPITASVTENSKKKEDQKTSKKAPSNSFPTNVRSLLSTGMLDGVPVKYISWSREELQAVIKGSGYLCGCETCSFSKVINAYEFERHANCKTKHPNNHIYFENGRTVYGIVQELRSTPPNMLFEAIQMITGSPINQKSFRLWKESFLAATRELQRIYGKDEGKPSNEATLCQL; encoded by the exons ATG TCTTTTCAGAATCAAGGGGTTTGGATGGGGAAAGATGCTGCCGCGACAAATGATAGTGAATTTAATTATGATAATTCATCCAGAATTGAGCTCAAGCGTTCTCATCAGTGGTTTATGGACGGTCCTGAGACAGAGGTATTTTCCAATAAGAAACAGACAGTGGGAGTTCCAACCAACAATTTGTTTTCAGGATTGCTAAATTCAAATGTTCCTTCATGGGAAACTGCTTCTGGTTTTCAGTTAATCTCTGGCCATTTGTCTGAAAGGTTATGGAATTCTGACTCAGCAAGGCCTGCCAACCTTGATGACACAAACATTTCATCAACTAGCTCAGATAAATTTGACATCGGGAGGAAGGTAGATGAGAATCCATTTGGGAATAATTTCTCATTTGGTTTATCTACGCCAAACTCGCTGGAAGATCCTAGATCAGGTTTAAATATTGGTGGGATTAGAAAAGTGAAAGTTAGCCAGGTTAAGGAATCTGAGAATGCCTTGCCTGTATCGCTAAAAAATGACTATAATAGAGTGGATTGCAATAATGCAGTGTCTATGGCCCATGCTTATGACAACACAAATGAGAATACCATATCAAAGAGCCTTGGTTATAACAAAGGGGATGCCAACGTCATGTCTATGGGTGAAACCTGTAACAGGGAGAGTGACATGTTTGCTCCAATGGAACAAACCTACAGAGAGAATAATGGTGCCATGGcgttaagtcaaatatttaataatggGGACAATGATGTCATATCTGCGGGACAATCCTACAAGGAAGATGAAAATACTGTATCACTGGGGCACCTTTTCAACAAAGGCAATGACAGAACCATTTTAATGAGTCAATCCTACAATAAAGTTGATGATTCCAATTTGGACATTAATCAGTGCTATAACAAAGGAGAGAGCACTATAATATCCTTTGGCAGCTATGATGACAGTGATGCAAATCCTTCCGGCAGGCTCATATCAACTTATGATTTATTGATGACTCAATCTTCACTTCAGAGTTCAGATATAATAAATGAGACAGATGTGATAAACATAAATGTGGATGCACTTGTATCCGCCACCCCTATAACTGCCTCTGTAACTGAAAATTCTAAGAAGAAAGAGGATCAAAAAACCTCTAAGAAGGCCCCTTCCAACAGCTTCCCTACAAATGTCAGAAGTTTGCTATCCACTGGAATGCTGGATGGAGTTCCTGTAAAGTATATCTCATGGTCGCGGGAG GAGCTCCAAGCTGTTATAAAAGGTTCTGGATATTTATGTGGCTGTGAGACATGCAGTTTTTCTAAG GTAATTAATGCTTATGAATTTGAGCGTCATGCTAATTGCAAAACAAAGCACCCAAACAATCACATATATTTTGAGAATGGGAGGACTGTTTATGGCATTGTCCAAGAGCTGAGAAGCACACCTCCAAATATGCTGTTTGAAGCTATTCAGATGATTACTGGATCACCTATTAATCAGAAGTCGTTTCGTCTTTGGAAAG AATCATTTCTAGCTGCAACACGTGAACTTCAACGTATTTATGGAAAAGATGAAGGAAAACCCAGTAATGAAGCAACCCTGTGTCAGTTGTAA
- the LOC126659810 gene encoding uncharacterized protein LOC126659810 isoform X1, translating to MSFQNQGVWMGKDAAATNDSEFNYDNSSRIELKRSHQWFMDGPETEVFSNKKQTVGVPTNNLFSGLLNSNVPSWETASGFQLISGHLSERLWNSDSARPANLDDTNISSTSSDKFDIGRKVDENPFGNNFSFGLSTPNSLEDPRSGLNIGGIRKVKVSQVKESENALPVSLKNDYNRVDCNNAVSMAHAYDNTNENTISKSLGYNKGDANVMSMGETCNRESDMFAPMEQTYRENNGAMALSQIFNNGDNDVISAGQSYKEDENTVSLGHLFNKGNDRTILMSQSYNKVDDSNLDINQCYNKGESTIISFGSYDDSDANPSGRLISTYDLLMTQSSLQSSDIINETDVININVDALVSATPITASVTENSKKKEDQKTSKKAPSNSFPTNVRSLLSTGMLDGVPVKYISWSREKELQAVIKGSGYLCGCETCSFSKVINAYEFERHANCKTKHPNNHIYFENGRTVYGIVQELRSTPPNMLFEAIQMITGSPINQKSFRLWKESFLAATRELQRIYGKDEGKPSNEATLCQL from the exons ATG TCTTTTCAGAATCAAGGGGTTTGGATGGGGAAAGATGCTGCCGCGACAAATGATAGTGAATTTAATTATGATAATTCATCCAGAATTGAGCTCAAGCGTTCTCATCAGTGGTTTATGGACGGTCCTGAGACAGAGGTATTTTCCAATAAGAAACAGACAGTGGGAGTTCCAACCAACAATTTGTTTTCAGGATTGCTAAATTCAAATGTTCCTTCATGGGAAACTGCTTCTGGTTTTCAGTTAATCTCTGGCCATTTGTCTGAAAGGTTATGGAATTCTGACTCAGCAAGGCCTGCCAACCTTGATGACACAAACATTTCATCAACTAGCTCAGATAAATTTGACATCGGGAGGAAGGTAGATGAGAATCCATTTGGGAATAATTTCTCATTTGGTTTATCTACGCCAAACTCGCTGGAAGATCCTAGATCAGGTTTAAATATTGGTGGGATTAGAAAAGTGAAAGTTAGCCAGGTTAAGGAATCTGAGAATGCCTTGCCTGTATCGCTAAAAAATGACTATAATAGAGTGGATTGCAATAATGCAGTGTCTATGGCCCATGCTTATGACAACACAAATGAGAATACCATATCAAAGAGCCTTGGTTATAACAAAGGGGATGCCAACGTCATGTCTATGGGTGAAACCTGTAACAGGGAGAGTGACATGTTTGCTCCAATGGAACAAACCTACAGAGAGAATAATGGTGCCATGGcgttaagtcaaatatttaataatggGGACAATGATGTCATATCTGCGGGACAATCCTACAAGGAAGATGAAAATACTGTATCACTGGGGCACCTTTTCAACAAAGGCAATGACAGAACCATTTTAATGAGTCAATCCTACAATAAAGTTGATGATTCCAATTTGGACATTAATCAGTGCTATAACAAAGGAGAGAGCACTATAATATCCTTTGGCAGCTATGATGACAGTGATGCAAATCCTTCCGGCAGGCTCATATCAACTTATGATTTATTGATGACTCAATCTTCACTTCAGAGTTCAGATATAATAAATGAGACAGATGTGATAAACATAAATGTGGATGCACTTGTATCCGCCACCCCTATAACTGCCTCTGTAACTGAAAATTCTAAGAAGAAAGAGGATCAAAAAACCTCTAAGAAGGCCCCTTCCAACAGCTTCCCTACAAATGTCAGAAGTTTGCTATCCACTGGAATGCTGGATGGAGTTCCTGTAAAGTATATCTCATGGTCGCGGGAG AAGGAGCTCCAAGCTGTTATAAAAGGTTCTGGATATTTATGTGGCTGTGAGACATGCAGTTTTTCTAAG GTAATTAATGCTTATGAATTTGAGCGTCATGCTAATTGCAAAACAAAGCACCCAAACAATCACATATATTTTGAGAATGGGAGGACTGTTTATGGCATTGTCCAAGAGCTGAGAAGCACACCTCCAAATATGCTGTTTGAAGCTATTCAGATGATTACTGGATCACCTATTAATCAGAAGTCGTTTCGTCTTTGGAAAG AATCATTTCTAGCTGCAACACGTGAACTTCAACGTATTTATGGAAAAGATGAAGGAAAACCCAGTAATGAAGCAACCCTGTGTCAGTTGTAA